A genomic stretch from Mastacembelus armatus chromosome 12, fMasArm1.2, whole genome shotgun sequence includes:
- the LOC113125088 gene encoding GRAM domain-containing protein 2B-like isoform X5 yields MVLMTEQGDGPLTPSPTLEQLFNKDSRGTRPTPEVENGGERRQRSHVQSPADPQVCLDPEPEPAENRRKPASMRLKPVVQLSPMLTPVDFEVKLEKKKTQPSQLSKTNAQYHKLFTEVSQDELLKQSYTCALQKEILYQGRIFVSDNWICFYSRVFGKDTKISVPVVSVKCIRKTKTALLVPNALVIETTSEQLLFVSFLSRNTTYKLLKSICIHLEDDKTCTSPITSSCDTSFRANCPSSLPLDLSFSDLDGVVQQRRQEMMESSSSGSQTPDYDKVTAVFPDTFLTTVKSGEVSVHADIHLQAPSQKHGDALNNVSSKPTHGVTLKDKSSQPMPLHAILLIYLFLVSVLVLSSCYMAFKIVDLEHRLNSLVSSGEHIRNENAVSHRSQEEVNAEIYGELAINLFTLEKIQRNLQKLLEET; encoded by the exons atgGTGCTGATGACCGAGCAGGGGGACGGACCTCTGACCCCTTCACCCACACTGGAGCAACTTTTCAACAAGGACTCCCGAGGGACTCGGCCGAC GCCTGAAGTGGAGAATGGAGGcgagaggaggcagaggagccATGTACAGTCACCTGCAGACCCACAGGTGTGTCTGGacccagagccagagcctgCAGAGAACAGGAGGAAACCAGCCAGCATGAG ACTCAAACCTGTGGTGCAGCTTTCCCCGATGTTGACTCCAGTAGACTTTGAAGTAAAAttggagaagaagaaaacacagcccAGCCAG TTATCAAAGACGAATGCTCAGTATCATAAGTTATTCACCGAAGTCAGCCAAGATGAGCTGCTCAAACAAA GTTACACTTGTGCCCTGCAGAAAGAAATATTGTATCAGGGCCGAATATTCGTCTCTGATAACTGGATCTGTTTCTACTCCAGAGTATTTGGTAAAGATACCAAG ATTTCAGTTCCAGTGGTGTCCGTGAAATgtattagaaaaacaaaaactgcattatTGGTGCCAAACGCTCTTGTGATTGAAACTACAAGTGAGCAG CTTTTGTTTGTGTCGTTCCTGTCTCGAAACACCACCTACAAACTTCTGAAGTCCATCTGCATTCATCTGGAG GACGATAAGACTTGTACTAGCCCCATCACTTCCTCCTGTGACACCAGTTTCAGAGCCAACTGTCCATCGTCCCTTCCCCTG GACTTGTCCTTCTCTGACCTTGATGGGGTCGTGCAGCAACGACGACAGGAGATGATGGAGAGCAGCAGCTCCGGGTCTCAAACTCCAGATTATGACAAAGTAACTG CAGTCTTCCCAGACACATTTCTCACCACAGTAAAGAGCGGGGAGGTTTCAGTCCATGCAGACATCCACCTCCAGGCTCCGAGCCAAAAACACGGAGATGCCCTGAACAACG TGTCTTCTAAGCCAACCCATGGAGTCACGCTCAAAGACAAATCCTCACAGCCCATGCCGTTACACGCCATCCTCCTAATCTATTTGTTTCT AGTTAGTGTTCTTGTCTTGTCCTCCTGTTACATGGCCTTCAAGATTGTGGATCTAGAGCATCGATTAAACTCCCTGGTGTCCAGTGGTGAACACATCCGCAACGA AAACGCTGTGAGCCACAGGTCCCAGGAGGAAGTGAATGCTGAGATCTATGGAGAGCTGGCAATCAACCTGTTCACACTAGagaag ATTCAAAGAAACCTCCAGAAGCTACTTGAAGAGACTTAA
- the LOC113125088 gene encoding GRAM domain-containing protein 2B-like isoform X2 — MVLMTEQGDGPLTPSPTLEQLFNKDSRGTRPTPEVENGGERRQRSHVQSPADPQVCLDPEPEPAENRRKPASMRLKPVVQLSPMLTPVDFEVKLEKKKTQPSQLSKTNAQYHKLFTEVSQDELLKQSYTCALQKEILYQGRIFVSDNWICFYSRVFGKDTKISVPVVSVKCIRKTKTALLVPNALVIETTSEQLLFVSFLSRNTTYKLLKSICIHLEDDKTCTSPITSSCDTSFRANCPSSLPLDLSFSDLDGVVQQRRQEMMESSSSGSQTPDYDKVTAVFPDTFLTTVKSGEVSVHADIHLQAPSQKHGDALNNASEASDWLKTPDPVSSKPTHGVTLKDKSSQPMPLHAILLIYLFLVSVLVLSSCYMAFKIVDLEHRLNSLVSSGEHIRNENAVSHRSQEEVNAEIYGELAINLFTLEKIQRNLQKLLEET; from the exons atgGTGCTGATGACCGAGCAGGGGGACGGACCTCTGACCCCTTCACCCACACTGGAGCAACTTTTCAACAAGGACTCCCGAGGGACTCGGCCGAC GCCTGAAGTGGAGAATGGAGGcgagaggaggcagaggagccATGTACAGTCACCTGCAGACCCACAGGTGTGTCTGGacccagagccagagcctgCAGAGAACAGGAGGAAACCAGCCAGCATGAG ACTCAAACCTGTGGTGCAGCTTTCCCCGATGTTGACTCCAGTAGACTTTGAAGTAAAAttggagaagaagaaaacacagcccAGCCAG TTATCAAAGACGAATGCTCAGTATCATAAGTTATTCACCGAAGTCAGCCAAGATGAGCTGCTCAAACAAA GTTACACTTGTGCCCTGCAGAAAGAAATATTGTATCAGGGCCGAATATTCGTCTCTGATAACTGGATCTGTTTCTACTCCAGAGTATTTGGTAAAGATACCAAG ATTTCAGTTCCAGTGGTGTCCGTGAAATgtattagaaaaacaaaaactgcattatTGGTGCCAAACGCTCTTGTGATTGAAACTACAAGTGAGCAG CTTTTGTTTGTGTCGTTCCTGTCTCGAAACACCACCTACAAACTTCTGAAGTCCATCTGCATTCATCTGGAG GACGATAAGACTTGTACTAGCCCCATCACTTCCTCCTGTGACACCAGTTTCAGAGCCAACTGTCCATCGTCCCTTCCCCTG GACTTGTCCTTCTCTGACCTTGATGGGGTCGTGCAGCAACGACGACAGGAGATGATGGAGAGCAGCAGCTCCGGGTCTCAAACTCCAGATTATGACAAAGTAACTG CAGTCTTCCCAGACACATTTCTCACCACAGTAAAGAGCGGGGAGGTTTCAGTCCATGCAGACATCCACCTCCAGGCTCCGAGCCAAAAACACGGAGATGCCCTGAACAACG CTTCTgaagcttctgattggctgaagacacctgatccag TGTCTTCTAAGCCAACCCATGGAGTCACGCTCAAAGACAAATCCTCACAGCCCATGCCGTTACACGCCATCCTCCTAATCTATTTGTTTCT AGTTAGTGTTCTTGTCTTGTCCTCCTGTTACATGGCCTTCAAGATTGTGGATCTAGAGCATCGATTAAACTCCCTGGTGTCCAGTGGTGAACACATCCGCAACGA AAACGCTGTGAGCCACAGGTCCCAGGAGGAAGTGAATGCTGAGATCTATGGAGAGCTGGCAATCAACCTGTTCACACTAGagaag ATTCAAAGAAACCTCCAGAAGCTACTTGAAGAGACTTAA
- the LOC113125088 gene encoding GRAM domain-containing protein 2B-like isoform X9 has product MVLMTEQGDGPLTPSPTLEQLFNKDSRGTRPTPEVENGGERRQRSHVQSPADPQVCLDPEPEPAENRRKPASMRLKPVVQLSPMLTPVDFEVKLEKKKTQPSQLSKTNAQYHKLFTEVSQDELLKQSYTCALQKEILYQGRIFVSDNWICFYSRVFGKDTKISVPVVSVKCIRKTKTALLVPNALVIETTSEQLLFVSFLSRNTTYKLLKSICIHLEDLSFSDLDGVVQQRRQEMMESSSSGSQTPDYDKVTVFPDTFLTTVKSGEVSVHADIHLQAPSQKHGDALNNASEASDWLKTPDPVSSKPTHGVTLKDKSSQPMPLHAILLIYLFLVSVLVLSSCYMAFKIVDLEHRLNSLVSSGEHIRNENAVSHRSQEEVNAEIYGELAINLFTLEKIQRNLQKLLEET; this is encoded by the exons atgGTGCTGATGACCGAGCAGGGGGACGGACCTCTGACCCCTTCACCCACACTGGAGCAACTTTTCAACAAGGACTCCCGAGGGACTCGGCCGAC GCCTGAAGTGGAGAATGGAGGcgagaggaggcagaggagccATGTACAGTCACCTGCAGACCCACAGGTGTGTCTGGacccagagccagagcctgCAGAGAACAGGAGGAAACCAGCCAGCATGAG ACTCAAACCTGTGGTGCAGCTTTCCCCGATGTTGACTCCAGTAGACTTTGAAGTAAAAttggagaagaagaaaacacagcccAGCCAG TTATCAAAGACGAATGCTCAGTATCATAAGTTATTCACCGAAGTCAGCCAAGATGAGCTGCTCAAACAAA GTTACACTTGTGCCCTGCAGAAAGAAATATTGTATCAGGGCCGAATATTCGTCTCTGATAACTGGATCTGTTTCTACTCCAGAGTATTTGGTAAAGATACCAAG ATTTCAGTTCCAGTGGTGTCCGTGAAATgtattagaaaaacaaaaactgcattatTGGTGCCAAACGCTCTTGTGATTGAAACTACAAGTGAGCAG CTTTTGTTTGTGTCGTTCCTGTCTCGAAACACCACCTACAAACTTCTGAAGTCCATCTGCATTCATCTGGAG GACTTGTCCTTCTCTGACCTTGATGGGGTCGTGCAGCAACGACGACAGGAGATGATGGAGAGCAGCAGCTCCGGGTCTCAAACTCCAGATTATGACAAAGTAACTG TCTTCCCAGACACATTTCTCACCACAGTAAAGAGCGGGGAGGTTTCAGTCCATGCAGACATCCACCTCCAGGCTCCGAGCCAAAAACACGGAGATGCCCTGAACAACG CTTCTgaagcttctgattggctgaagacacctgatccag TGTCTTCTAAGCCAACCCATGGAGTCACGCTCAAAGACAAATCCTCACAGCCCATGCCGTTACACGCCATCCTCCTAATCTATTTGTTTCT AGTTAGTGTTCTTGTCTTGTCCTCCTGTTACATGGCCTTCAAGATTGTGGATCTAGAGCATCGATTAAACTCCCTGGTGTCCAGTGGTGAACACATCCGCAACGA AAACGCTGTGAGCCACAGGTCCCAGGAGGAAGTGAATGCTGAGATCTATGGAGAGCTGGCAATCAACCTGTTCACACTAGagaag ATTCAAAGAAACCTCCAGAAGCTACTTGAAGAGACTTAA
- the LOC113125088 gene encoding GRAM domain-containing protein 2B-like isoform X6 — MVLMTEQGDGPLTPSPTLEQLFNKDSRGTRPTPEVENGGERRQRSHVQSPADPQVCLDPEPEPAENRRKPASMRLKPVVQLSPMLTPVDFEVKLEKKKTQPSQLSKTNAQYHKLFTEVSQDELLKQSYTCALQKEILYQGRIFVSDNWICFYSRVFGKDTKISVPVVSVKCIRKTKTALLVPNALVIETTSEQLLFVSFLSRNTTYKLLKSICIHLEDDKTCTSPITSSCDTSFRANCPSSLPLDLSFSDLDGVVQQRRQEMMESSSSGSQTPDYDKVTVFPDTFLTTVKSGEVSVHADIHLQAPSQKHGDALNNVSSKPTHGVTLKDKSSQPMPLHAILLIYLFLVSVLVLSSCYMAFKIVDLEHRLNSLVSSGEHIRNENAVSHRSQEEVNAEIYGELAINLFTLEKIQRNLQKLLEET, encoded by the exons atgGTGCTGATGACCGAGCAGGGGGACGGACCTCTGACCCCTTCACCCACACTGGAGCAACTTTTCAACAAGGACTCCCGAGGGACTCGGCCGAC GCCTGAAGTGGAGAATGGAGGcgagaggaggcagaggagccATGTACAGTCACCTGCAGACCCACAGGTGTGTCTGGacccagagccagagcctgCAGAGAACAGGAGGAAACCAGCCAGCATGAG ACTCAAACCTGTGGTGCAGCTTTCCCCGATGTTGACTCCAGTAGACTTTGAAGTAAAAttggagaagaagaaaacacagcccAGCCAG TTATCAAAGACGAATGCTCAGTATCATAAGTTATTCACCGAAGTCAGCCAAGATGAGCTGCTCAAACAAA GTTACACTTGTGCCCTGCAGAAAGAAATATTGTATCAGGGCCGAATATTCGTCTCTGATAACTGGATCTGTTTCTACTCCAGAGTATTTGGTAAAGATACCAAG ATTTCAGTTCCAGTGGTGTCCGTGAAATgtattagaaaaacaaaaactgcattatTGGTGCCAAACGCTCTTGTGATTGAAACTACAAGTGAGCAG CTTTTGTTTGTGTCGTTCCTGTCTCGAAACACCACCTACAAACTTCTGAAGTCCATCTGCATTCATCTGGAG GACGATAAGACTTGTACTAGCCCCATCACTTCCTCCTGTGACACCAGTTTCAGAGCCAACTGTCCATCGTCCCTTCCCCTG GACTTGTCCTTCTCTGACCTTGATGGGGTCGTGCAGCAACGACGACAGGAGATGATGGAGAGCAGCAGCTCCGGGTCTCAAACTCCAGATTATGACAAAGTAACTG TCTTCCCAGACACATTTCTCACCACAGTAAAGAGCGGGGAGGTTTCAGTCCATGCAGACATCCACCTCCAGGCTCCGAGCCAAAAACACGGAGATGCCCTGAACAACG TGTCTTCTAAGCCAACCCATGGAGTCACGCTCAAAGACAAATCCTCACAGCCCATGCCGTTACACGCCATCCTCCTAATCTATTTGTTTCT AGTTAGTGTTCTTGTCTTGTCCTCCTGTTACATGGCCTTCAAGATTGTGGATCTAGAGCATCGATTAAACTCCCTGGTGTCCAGTGGTGAACACATCCGCAACGA AAACGCTGTGAGCCACAGGTCCCAGGAGGAAGTGAATGCTGAGATCTATGGAGAGCTGGCAATCAACCTGTTCACACTAGagaag ATTCAAAGAAACCTCCAGAAGCTACTTGAAGAGACTTAA
- the LOC113125088 gene encoding GRAM domain-containing protein 2B-like isoform X4 — MVLMTEQGDGPLTPSPTLEQLFNKDSRGTRPTPEVENGGERRQRSHVQSPADPQVCLDPEPEPAENRRKPASMRLKPVVQLSPMLTPVDFEVKLEKKKTQPSQLSKTNAQYHKLFTEVSQDELLKQSYTCALQKEILYQGRIFVSDNWICFYSRVFGKDTKISVPVVSVKCIRKTKTALLVPNALVIETTSEQLLFVSFLSRNTTYKLLKSICIHLEDDKTCTSPITSSCDTSFRANCPSSLPLDLSFSDLDGVVQQRRQEMMESSSSGSQTPDYDKVTGKPLSLFIRAVFPDTFLTTVKSGEVSVHADIHLQAPSQKHGDALNNVSSKPTHGVTLKDKSSQPMPLHAILLIYLFLVSVLVLSSCYMAFKIVDLEHRLNSLVSSGEHIRNENAVSHRSQEEVNAEIYGELAINLFTLEKIQRNLQKLLEET; from the exons atgGTGCTGATGACCGAGCAGGGGGACGGACCTCTGACCCCTTCACCCACACTGGAGCAACTTTTCAACAAGGACTCCCGAGGGACTCGGCCGAC GCCTGAAGTGGAGAATGGAGGcgagaggaggcagaggagccATGTACAGTCACCTGCAGACCCACAGGTGTGTCTGGacccagagccagagcctgCAGAGAACAGGAGGAAACCAGCCAGCATGAG ACTCAAACCTGTGGTGCAGCTTTCCCCGATGTTGACTCCAGTAGACTTTGAAGTAAAAttggagaagaagaaaacacagcccAGCCAG TTATCAAAGACGAATGCTCAGTATCATAAGTTATTCACCGAAGTCAGCCAAGATGAGCTGCTCAAACAAA GTTACACTTGTGCCCTGCAGAAAGAAATATTGTATCAGGGCCGAATATTCGTCTCTGATAACTGGATCTGTTTCTACTCCAGAGTATTTGGTAAAGATACCAAG ATTTCAGTTCCAGTGGTGTCCGTGAAATgtattagaaaaacaaaaactgcattatTGGTGCCAAACGCTCTTGTGATTGAAACTACAAGTGAGCAG CTTTTGTTTGTGTCGTTCCTGTCTCGAAACACCACCTACAAACTTCTGAAGTCCATCTGCATTCATCTGGAG GACGATAAGACTTGTACTAGCCCCATCACTTCCTCCTGTGACACCAGTTTCAGAGCCAACTGTCCATCGTCCCTTCCCCTG GACTTGTCCTTCTCTGACCTTGATGGGGTCGTGCAGCAACGACGACAGGAGATGATGGAGAGCAGCAGCTCCGGGTCTCAAACTCCAGATTATGACAAAGTAACTG GCAAACCTCTCTCACTTTTTATTCGAGCAGTCTTCCCAGACACATTTCTCACCACAGTAAAGAGCGGGGAGGTTTCAGTCCATGCAGACATCCACCTCCAGGCTCCGAGCCAAAAACACGGAGATGCCCTGAACAACG TGTCTTCTAAGCCAACCCATGGAGTCACGCTCAAAGACAAATCCTCACAGCCCATGCCGTTACACGCCATCCTCCTAATCTATTTGTTTCT AGTTAGTGTTCTTGTCTTGTCCTCCTGTTACATGGCCTTCAAGATTGTGGATCTAGAGCATCGATTAAACTCCCTGGTGTCCAGTGGTGAACACATCCGCAACGA AAACGCTGTGAGCCACAGGTCCCAGGAGGAAGTGAATGCTGAGATCTATGGAGAGCTGGCAATCAACCTGTTCACACTAGagaag ATTCAAAGAAACCTCCAGAAGCTACTTGAAGAGACTTAA
- the LOC113125088 gene encoding GRAM domain-containing protein 2B-like isoform X7: protein MVLMTEQGDGPLTPSPTLEQLFNKDSRGTRPTPEVENGGERRQRSHVQSPADPQVCLDPEPEPAENRRKPASMRLKPVVQLSPMLTPVDFEVKLEKKKTQPSQLSKTNAQYHKLFTEVSQDELLKQSYTCALQKEILYQGRIFVSDNWICFYSRVFGKDTKISVPVVSVKCIRKTKTALLVPNALVIETTSEQLLFVSFLSRNTTYKLLKSICIHLEDLSFSDLDGVVQQRRQEMMESSSSGSQTPDYDKVTGKPLSLFIRAVFPDTFLTTVKSGEVSVHADIHLQAPSQKHGDALNNASEASDWLKTPDPVSSKPTHGVTLKDKSSQPMPLHAILLIYLFLVSVLVLSSCYMAFKIVDLEHRLNSLVSSGEHIRNENAVSHRSQEEVNAEIYGELAINLFTLEKIQRNLQKLLEET, encoded by the exons atgGTGCTGATGACCGAGCAGGGGGACGGACCTCTGACCCCTTCACCCACACTGGAGCAACTTTTCAACAAGGACTCCCGAGGGACTCGGCCGAC GCCTGAAGTGGAGAATGGAGGcgagaggaggcagaggagccATGTACAGTCACCTGCAGACCCACAGGTGTGTCTGGacccagagccagagcctgCAGAGAACAGGAGGAAACCAGCCAGCATGAG ACTCAAACCTGTGGTGCAGCTTTCCCCGATGTTGACTCCAGTAGACTTTGAAGTAAAAttggagaagaagaaaacacagcccAGCCAG TTATCAAAGACGAATGCTCAGTATCATAAGTTATTCACCGAAGTCAGCCAAGATGAGCTGCTCAAACAAA GTTACACTTGTGCCCTGCAGAAAGAAATATTGTATCAGGGCCGAATATTCGTCTCTGATAACTGGATCTGTTTCTACTCCAGAGTATTTGGTAAAGATACCAAG ATTTCAGTTCCAGTGGTGTCCGTGAAATgtattagaaaaacaaaaactgcattatTGGTGCCAAACGCTCTTGTGATTGAAACTACAAGTGAGCAG CTTTTGTTTGTGTCGTTCCTGTCTCGAAACACCACCTACAAACTTCTGAAGTCCATCTGCATTCATCTGGAG GACTTGTCCTTCTCTGACCTTGATGGGGTCGTGCAGCAACGACGACAGGAGATGATGGAGAGCAGCAGCTCCGGGTCTCAAACTCCAGATTATGACAAAGTAACTG GCAAACCTCTCTCACTTTTTATTCGAGCAGTCTTCCCAGACACATTTCTCACCACAGTAAAGAGCGGGGAGGTTTCAGTCCATGCAGACATCCACCTCCAGGCTCCGAGCCAAAAACACGGAGATGCCCTGAACAACG CTTCTgaagcttctgattggctgaagacacctgatccag TGTCTTCTAAGCCAACCCATGGAGTCACGCTCAAAGACAAATCCTCACAGCCCATGCCGTTACACGCCATCCTCCTAATCTATTTGTTTCT AGTTAGTGTTCTTGTCTTGTCCTCCTGTTACATGGCCTTCAAGATTGTGGATCTAGAGCATCGATTAAACTCCCTGGTGTCCAGTGGTGAACACATCCGCAACGA AAACGCTGTGAGCCACAGGTCCCAGGAGGAAGTGAATGCTGAGATCTATGGAGAGCTGGCAATCAACCTGTTCACACTAGagaag ATTCAAAGAAACCTCCAGAAGCTACTTGAAGAGACTTAA
- the LOC113125088 gene encoding GRAM domain-containing protein 2B-like isoform X1, which yields MVLMTEQGDGPLTPSPTLEQLFNKDSRGTRPTPEVENGGERRQRSHVQSPADPQVCLDPEPEPAENRRKPASMRLKPVVQLSPMLTPVDFEVKLEKKKTQPSQLSKTNAQYHKLFTEVSQDELLKQSYTCALQKEILYQGRIFVSDNWICFYSRVFGKDTKISVPVVSVKCIRKTKTALLVPNALVIETTSEQLLFVSFLSRNTTYKLLKSICIHLEDDKTCTSPITSSCDTSFRANCPSSLPLDLSFSDLDGVVQQRRQEMMESSSSGSQTPDYDKVTGKPLSLFIRAVFPDTFLTTVKSGEVSVHADIHLQAPSQKHGDALNNASEASDWLKTPDPVSSKPTHGVTLKDKSSQPMPLHAILLIYLFLVSVLVLSSCYMAFKIVDLEHRLNSLVSSGEHIRNENAVSHRSQEEVNAEIYGELAINLFTLEKIQRNLQKLLEET from the exons atgGTGCTGATGACCGAGCAGGGGGACGGACCTCTGACCCCTTCACCCACACTGGAGCAACTTTTCAACAAGGACTCCCGAGGGACTCGGCCGAC GCCTGAAGTGGAGAATGGAGGcgagaggaggcagaggagccATGTACAGTCACCTGCAGACCCACAGGTGTGTCTGGacccagagccagagcctgCAGAGAACAGGAGGAAACCAGCCAGCATGAG ACTCAAACCTGTGGTGCAGCTTTCCCCGATGTTGACTCCAGTAGACTTTGAAGTAAAAttggagaagaagaaaacacagcccAGCCAG TTATCAAAGACGAATGCTCAGTATCATAAGTTATTCACCGAAGTCAGCCAAGATGAGCTGCTCAAACAAA GTTACACTTGTGCCCTGCAGAAAGAAATATTGTATCAGGGCCGAATATTCGTCTCTGATAACTGGATCTGTTTCTACTCCAGAGTATTTGGTAAAGATACCAAG ATTTCAGTTCCAGTGGTGTCCGTGAAATgtattagaaaaacaaaaactgcattatTGGTGCCAAACGCTCTTGTGATTGAAACTACAAGTGAGCAG CTTTTGTTTGTGTCGTTCCTGTCTCGAAACACCACCTACAAACTTCTGAAGTCCATCTGCATTCATCTGGAG GACGATAAGACTTGTACTAGCCCCATCACTTCCTCCTGTGACACCAGTTTCAGAGCCAACTGTCCATCGTCCCTTCCCCTG GACTTGTCCTTCTCTGACCTTGATGGGGTCGTGCAGCAACGACGACAGGAGATGATGGAGAGCAGCAGCTCCGGGTCTCAAACTCCAGATTATGACAAAGTAACTG GCAAACCTCTCTCACTTTTTATTCGAGCAGTCTTCCCAGACACATTTCTCACCACAGTAAAGAGCGGGGAGGTTTCAGTCCATGCAGACATCCACCTCCAGGCTCCGAGCCAAAAACACGGAGATGCCCTGAACAACG CTTCTgaagcttctgattggctgaagacacctgatccag TGTCTTCTAAGCCAACCCATGGAGTCACGCTCAAAGACAAATCCTCACAGCCCATGCCGTTACACGCCATCCTCCTAATCTATTTGTTTCT AGTTAGTGTTCTTGTCTTGTCCTCCTGTTACATGGCCTTCAAGATTGTGGATCTAGAGCATCGATTAAACTCCCTGGTGTCCAGTGGTGAACACATCCGCAACGA AAACGCTGTGAGCCACAGGTCCCAGGAGGAAGTGAATGCTGAGATCTATGGAGAGCTGGCAATCAACCTGTTCACACTAGagaag ATTCAAAGAAACCTCCAGAAGCTACTTGAAGAGACTTAA
- the LOC113125088 gene encoding GRAM domain-containing protein 2B-like isoform X8, translating into MVLMTEQGDGPLTPSPTLEQLFNKDSRGTRPTPEVENGGERRQRSHVQSPADPQVCLDPEPEPAENRRKPASMRLKPVVQLSPMLTPVDFEVKLEKKKTQPSQLSKTNAQYHKLFTEVSQDELLKQSYTCALQKEILYQGRIFVSDNWICFYSRVFGKDTKISVPVVSVKCIRKTKTALLVPNALVIETTSEQLLFVSFLSRNTTYKLLKSICIHLEDLSFSDLDGVVQQRRQEMMESSSSGSQTPDYDKVTAVFPDTFLTTVKSGEVSVHADIHLQAPSQKHGDALNNASEASDWLKTPDPVSSKPTHGVTLKDKSSQPMPLHAILLIYLFLVSVLVLSSCYMAFKIVDLEHRLNSLVSSGEHIRNENAVSHRSQEEVNAEIYGELAINLFTLEKIQRNLQKLLEET; encoded by the exons atgGTGCTGATGACCGAGCAGGGGGACGGACCTCTGACCCCTTCACCCACACTGGAGCAACTTTTCAACAAGGACTCCCGAGGGACTCGGCCGAC GCCTGAAGTGGAGAATGGAGGcgagaggaggcagaggagccATGTACAGTCACCTGCAGACCCACAGGTGTGTCTGGacccagagccagagcctgCAGAGAACAGGAGGAAACCAGCCAGCATGAG ACTCAAACCTGTGGTGCAGCTTTCCCCGATGTTGACTCCAGTAGACTTTGAAGTAAAAttggagaagaagaaaacacagcccAGCCAG TTATCAAAGACGAATGCTCAGTATCATAAGTTATTCACCGAAGTCAGCCAAGATGAGCTGCTCAAACAAA GTTACACTTGTGCCCTGCAGAAAGAAATATTGTATCAGGGCCGAATATTCGTCTCTGATAACTGGATCTGTTTCTACTCCAGAGTATTTGGTAAAGATACCAAG ATTTCAGTTCCAGTGGTGTCCGTGAAATgtattagaaaaacaaaaactgcattatTGGTGCCAAACGCTCTTGTGATTGAAACTACAAGTGAGCAG CTTTTGTTTGTGTCGTTCCTGTCTCGAAACACCACCTACAAACTTCTGAAGTCCATCTGCATTCATCTGGAG GACTTGTCCTTCTCTGACCTTGATGGGGTCGTGCAGCAACGACGACAGGAGATGATGGAGAGCAGCAGCTCCGGGTCTCAAACTCCAGATTATGACAAAGTAACTG CAGTCTTCCCAGACACATTTCTCACCACAGTAAAGAGCGGGGAGGTTTCAGTCCATGCAGACATCCACCTCCAGGCTCCGAGCCAAAAACACGGAGATGCCCTGAACAACG CTTCTgaagcttctgattggctgaagacacctgatccag TGTCTTCTAAGCCAACCCATGGAGTCACGCTCAAAGACAAATCCTCACAGCCCATGCCGTTACACGCCATCCTCCTAATCTATTTGTTTCT AGTTAGTGTTCTTGTCTTGTCCTCCTGTTACATGGCCTTCAAGATTGTGGATCTAGAGCATCGATTAAACTCCCTGGTGTCCAGTGGTGAACACATCCGCAACGA AAACGCTGTGAGCCACAGGTCCCAGGAGGAAGTGAATGCTGAGATCTATGGAGAGCTGGCAATCAACCTGTTCACACTAGagaag ATTCAAAGAAACCTCCAGAAGCTACTTGAAGAGACTTAA